In one window of Streptomyces sp. FXJ1.172 DNA:
- a CDS encoding DAK2 domain-containing protein, whose translation MAQVPQTFFDALAVRTWCGLALGALGRAREEIDAINVYPVADGDTGTNLYLTLESAATAVEAVFAGYETGSAEPSLADAVHAMAHGALIGARGNSGTILAQLLRGMAQVLSQGGGASHIDGSGLRLALRRAADSAREAVAHPVEGTVLTVASAAAEAAEGAEGDCAAVARAAYEGARAALAATPGQLEVLGRAGVVDAGGRGLVAVLGALVEAFTGEAVREAVRENPRAPGTVSEGHARAAAVSDPWAHARVGAVSDAGPCADAAGTDGPAYEVIYLLEADDTAVHRLRERLDVLGDSLVVVGGDGLWNVHVHVDDAGAAVEAGVEAGRPYRIRITHFGLGDVHAGRARAPRERVQRAVVAVVPGEGLAGLYAEAGATTVLARPGEPPASGELVQALRRAHAREVVLLPNDAELRHTAAAAAEQARSEGIRVALIPTRSAVQGIAVLAVHESGRRFDEDVVQMTSAAGATRYAEVVVAEAQSWTTAGICQAGDVLGLIDGDVAVIGPDVTVTATAVLDRMLQAGGELVTLVVGDEAPGAVAEHLEARVRESYLAVDTVVYRGGRQGALLLIGVE comes from the coding sequence GTGGCGCAGGTGCCGCAGACATTCTTCGATGCTCTCGCGGTGCGCACCTGGTGCGGTCTGGCGCTCGGCGCGCTGGGGCGCGCCCGCGAGGAGATCGACGCGATCAACGTCTATCCGGTGGCCGACGGGGACACCGGCACGAACCTGTACCTCACCCTGGAATCGGCGGCGACGGCCGTGGAGGCCGTGTTCGCCGGGTACGAGACGGGCTCCGCCGAGCCGTCCCTCGCGGACGCCGTGCACGCGATGGCCCACGGGGCGCTCATCGGGGCCCGGGGCAACTCCGGGACGATCCTCGCGCAGCTGCTGCGCGGCATGGCCCAGGTGCTCTCGCAGGGCGGTGGGGCGTCTCACATCGACGGGTCCGGGCTGCGGCTGGCGCTGCGCCGGGCCGCCGACTCCGCCCGCGAGGCCGTGGCCCACCCCGTCGAGGGCACGGTGCTGACGGTCGCCTCGGCCGCGGCGGAGGCCGCCGAGGGGGCCGAGGGCGACTGCGCGGCGGTGGCGCGGGCGGCCTACGAGGGCGCGCGGGCGGCCCTGGCGGCCACTCCGGGCCAGCTGGAGGTGCTGGGCAGGGCCGGGGTGGTCGACGCGGGCGGACGCGGCCTCGTGGCGGTGCTGGGGGCCTTGGTGGAGGCGTTCACGGGGGAGGCGGTACGGGAGGCTGTGCGGGAGAACCCGAGGGCCCCGGGCACCGTGTCCGAGGGGCACGCGCGTGCAGCGGCCGTCTCCGATCCCTGGGCGCACGCGCGCGTGGGAGCCGTTTCCGACGCCGGGCCCTGTGCCGACGCGGCGGGCACCGACGGGCCGGCCTACGAGGTGATCTATCTCCTGGAGGCCGACGACACGGCCGTGCACCGGCTCCGGGAACGGCTCGACGTCCTCGGTGACTCCCTGGTCGTCGTCGGCGGGGACGGGCTGTGGAACGTCCATGTGCACGTCGACGACGCGGGCGCCGCCGTGGAGGCGGGCGTGGAGGCCGGGCGGCCGTACCGGATCCGGATCACGCACTTCGGGCTCGGGGACGTGCACGCCGGGCGTGCGCGGGCGCCGCGCGAGCGCGTCCAGCGGGCCGTCGTCGCCGTCGTACCCGGCGAGGGCCTGGCCGGGCTGTACGCCGAGGCCGGCGCCACCACCGTCCTCGCGCGCCCCGGGGAGCCGCCCGCCAGCGGGGAACTGGTGCAGGCGCTGCGACGGGCCCACGCGCGCGAGGTCGTCCTGCTGCCGAACGACGCCGAACTGCGCCACACGGCTGCCGCGGCCGCCGAGCAGGCCCGTTCCGAGGGCATCCGGGTGGCCCTGATCCCGACCCGCTCGGCGGTCCAGGGCATCGCCGTGCTCGCCGTGCACGAGTCCGGGCGGCGGTTCGACGAGGACGTCGTCCAGATGACCTCGGCGGCGGGTGCCACCCGGTACGCCGAGGTCGTCGTCGCCGAGGCCCAGTCCTGGACGACGGCGGGTATCTGCCAGGCCGGGGACGTCCTCGGCCTGATCGACGGCGACGTGGCGGTGATCGGCCCCGACGTCACCGTCACCGCCACCGCCGTCCTGGACCGCATGCTCCAGGCCGGCGGCGAACTGGTCACCCTCGTCGTCGGCGACGAGGCCCCCGGAGCCGTCGCCGAGCATCTGGAGGCCCGGGTCCGGGAGTCCTACCTGGCCGTGGACACGGTGGTGTACCGGGGCGGCCGGCAGGGCGCGCTGCTGCTCATCGGCGTCGAGTGA
- the rpmB gene encoding 50S ribosomal protein L28 has product MAANCDVCGKGPGFGNNISHSHRRTSRRWNPNIQRVRTVVGGTPKRVNACTSCIKAGKVSR; this is encoded by the coding sequence GTGGCTGCCAACTGCGACGTCTGCGGCAAGGGGCCGGGCTTCGGCAACAACATCTCGCACTCGCACCGCCGTACGTCCCGCCGCTGGAACCCGAACATCCAGCGTGTGCGTACCGTGGTCGGCGGGACGCCGAAGCGCGTGAACGCCTGCACCTCGTGCATCAAGGCCGGCAAGGTCTCGCGCTGA
- the thiD gene encoding bifunctional hydroxymethylpyrimidine kinase/phosphomethylpyrimidine kinase: MSAPGVPARVLTVAGSDSGGGAGIQADLKTMLALGVHGMSVITAVTAQNSLGVQGAWELPVEAVRAQYRSVVDDIGVQAVKTGMLASAELVEAVAELISGTDAPAVVDPVGVSKHGDPLLAASALDSVRRKLLPAATVATPNLDEVAQLTGVHVESEDDLRRAAEAVLEHGPRWVLIKGGHLAGGNEAVDLLTDGSAEHWLRAPRHDNRHTHGTGCTLASAIASGLAKGQSVPEAVAAAKEYVTGAIAAGFALGAGIGPVDHGWRFRSPR; this comes from the coding sequence ATGAGTGCGCCGGGTGTGCCCGCGCGCGTACTGACGGTGGCCGGCTCCGACTCCGGCGGCGGGGCGGGCATCCAGGCCGACCTGAAGACGATGCTGGCGCTCGGCGTGCACGGGATGAGTGTGATCACGGCCGTGACCGCACAGAACTCCCTGGGCGTCCAGGGGGCCTGGGAACTGCCCGTGGAGGCCGTACGGGCCCAGTACCGCAGCGTCGTGGACGACATCGGCGTCCAGGCCGTGAAGACCGGCATGCTGGCCTCGGCGGAACTGGTCGAGGCGGTCGCCGAGTTGATCTCCGGCACGGACGCCCCGGCCGTGGTGGACCCGGTCGGCGTCTCCAAGCACGGCGATCCGCTGCTGGCCGCCTCCGCGCTGGATTCCGTACGGCGGAAACTGCTGCCGGCGGCGACCGTGGCGACCCCGAACCTCGACGAGGTGGCCCAACTCACGGGGGTCCACGTCGAGTCGGAGGACGATCTGCGACGGGCCGCGGAGGCCGTGCTGGAGCACGGGCCGCGCTGGGTGCTGATCAAGGGCGGGCATCTGGCGGGCGGGAACGAGGCAGTGGACCTGCTGACGGACGGCTCGGCGGAGCACTGGCTGCGGGCCCCGCGCCACGACAACCGGCACACGCACGGCACGGGCTGCACGCTGGCCTCCGCGATCGCGTCGGGGCTGGCGAAGGGGCAGAGCGTGCCGGAGGCCGTCGCGGCGGCCAAGGAGTACGTCACAGGGGCCATCGCGGCCGGGTTCGCGCTGGGGGCGGGGATCGGGCCGGTGGATCACGGCTGGCGGTTCAGGTCACCTCGGTGA
- a CDS encoding thiamine-phosphate kinase — protein sequence MKGTVGELGEFGLIRELTSRLTTTPAVRIGPGDDAAVVAAPDRRVVASTDILLEGRHFRRDWSTAYDVGRKAAAQNLADIAAMGAVPTALLLGLVVPAELPVTWPSEMMDGLRDECQVAGASVVGGDVVRGDTIMVSITALGDLRNQEPVTRAGAQPGDLVAVTGWLGWSAAGYAVLSRGFRSPRAFVEAHRRPEPPYHAGPAAAALGATAMCDVSDGLIADLGHIAEASKVRIDIRSGAIDIPTQMNDIGQAVGVDPLQWVLTGGEDHAIVATFPSDAKLPARWKVIGEVLNPSALPQVTVDGAPWTSKGGWDHFGDIES from the coding sequence ATGAAGGGCACTGTTGGTGAGCTGGGGGAGTTCGGGCTCATCAGGGAGCTCACCTCCCGCCTCACCACCACCCCGGCGGTCCGGATCGGCCCCGGCGACGACGCCGCGGTGGTCGCCGCACCCGACCGGCGCGTGGTGGCGAGCACCGACATCCTGCTGGAGGGCCGGCATTTCCGCCGCGACTGGTCCACGGCCTACGACGTCGGCCGCAAGGCCGCCGCACAGAACCTCGCCGACATCGCCGCGATGGGCGCCGTACCGACCGCGCTGCTGCTCGGCCTGGTCGTCCCGGCCGAACTCCCGGTCACCTGGCCGAGCGAGATGATGGACGGGCTGCGCGACGAGTGCCAGGTGGCGGGCGCCTCCGTGGTCGGCGGGGACGTCGTGCGCGGCGACACGATCATGGTGTCGATCACCGCGCTCGGCGATCTGCGCAACCAGGAACCCGTCACGCGCGCGGGTGCCCAGCCCGGCGACCTGGTCGCCGTCACGGGCTGGCTGGGCTGGTCCGCGGCCGGCTACGCGGTCCTCTCCCGGGGCTTCCGCTCGCCGCGCGCCTTCGTCGAGGCCCACCGCCGTCCCGAACCGCCGTACCACGCGGGTCCGGCCGCCGCCGCGCTCGGCGCGACCGCGATGTGCGACGTGAGCGACGGCCTGATCGCCGACCTCGGGCACATCGCCGAGGCCAGCAAGGTCCGCATCGACATCCGTTCCGGCGCGATCGACATCCCGACCCAGATGAACGACATCGGCCAGGCCGTCGGCGTGGACCCGCTGCAGTGGGTGCTGACCGGGGGAGAGGACCACGCGATCGTGGCGACCTTCCCGTCGGACGCCAAGCTCCCGGCCCGCTGGAAGGTCATCGGTGAGGTCCTCAACCCCTCCGCGCTGCCCCAGGTGACCGTCGACGGGGCGCCCTGGACCAGCAAGGGCGGCTGGGACCACTTCGGGGACATCGAGTCATGA
- a CDS encoding Lrp/AsnC family transcriptional regulator, translating to MVQAYILIQTEVGKASTVAETISKIPGVIQAEDVTGPYDVIVRAQADTVDDLGRMVVAKVQQVDGITRTLTCPVVHL from the coding sequence GTGGTACAGGCGTACATCCTGATCCAGACGGAGGTCGGCAAGGCGTCGACCGTCGCCGAGACGATCAGCAAGATCCCTGGAGTGATCCAGGCCGAGGACGTGACGGGTCCGTACGATGTCATCGTGCGCGCCCAGGCCGACACGGTCGACGACCTCGGTCGCATGGTGGTCGCGAAAGTCCAGCAGGTGGACGGCATCACGCGCACCCTGACCTGTCCGGTCGTGCATCTGTAG
- a CDS encoding DUF3515 domain-containing protein, whose product MNIFRHRPFALLVPALLLAVAGCSSADDSAAVAVPSPDAKTAPVCRDLHRVLPQKLDGRSRNDPEPRSAYTAGWGSPAIILRCGVARPPKMIDPKVAEGGDPDAIAGGVNGVDWLMEKQSDGTWRFTTAGRVAYVQISLPKGMSAQDEGTGVLTDLAPAVKKAIPTGIASMRG is encoded by the coding sequence GTGAACATCTTCCGTCACCGGCCCTTCGCCCTGCTCGTGCCCGCGCTGCTGCTCGCGGTCGCGGGCTGTTCCTCGGCAGACGACAGTGCCGCGGTGGCGGTTCCCAGCCCCGACGCGAAGACGGCGCCGGTGTGCCGGGATCTGCACCGGGTGCTGCCGCAGAAGCTCGACGGACGGAGCCGCAACGATCCCGAACCCCGGTCCGCCTACACGGCGGGCTGGGGAAGCCCGGCGATCATACTGCGCTGCGGTGTCGCACGGCCGCCGAAGATGATCGACCCGAAGGTGGCCGAGGGCGGTGACCCCGACGCGATCGCGGGCGGGGTGAACGGCGTCGACTGGCTGATGGAGAAGCAGAGCGACGGCACCTGGCGGTTCACCACGGCGGGCCGCGTGGCCTATGTGCAGATCAGCCTGCCCAAGGGGATGTCCGCGCAGGACGAGGGCACGGGAGTCCTCACGGATCTCGCGCCCGCCGTGAAGAAGGCGATCCCCACGGGGATCGCCTCCATGCGCGGGTGA
- a CDS encoding D-alanine--D-alanine ligase family protein: MSTENLPQSPEQPSRKPRVAVVFGGRSSEHGISMVTAGAVLSAIDRTKYDVLPIGITREGRWVLTADEPERMAITDRRVPAVEDMAESAEGGVVLPVDPANREVVYSEPGSVPKALGEVDVVFPVLHGPYGEDGTLQGLLELSGVPYVGAGVLASAVGQDKEYMKRIFTSYGLEVGPYMVIRPREWAQDESAARKKIVDFAGEHGWPLFVKPARAGSSIGITKVDDLSGLDEAIATAQAHDPKILVEAAVRGREIECGVLEFEDGPRASVPAEIPPPDAHAYYDFEAKYIDSTPGIVPAPLTAQETARVQELAVQAFEAVSCEGLVRADFFLTEDGEFVINEVNTLPGFTPISMYPQMWQASGIGYPELIDRLVQAALRRSTGLR, from the coding sequence ATGAGCACCGAGAACCTTCCCCAGAGCCCTGAGCAGCCGTCGCGGAAGCCGCGCGTGGCCGTCGTGTTCGGCGGGCGCAGCTCCGAACACGGGATCTCCATGGTCACCGCCGGCGCCGTCCTGAGCGCCATCGACCGGACGAAGTACGACGTACTGCCGATCGGCATCACGCGGGAGGGCCGTTGGGTGCTGACGGCCGACGAACCGGAGCGGATGGCCATCACCGACCGGCGCGTGCCCGCCGTCGAGGACATGGCCGAGTCGGCCGAGGGCGGCGTGGTGCTCCCCGTCGACCCCGCCAACCGCGAGGTCGTCTACAGCGAGCCCGGCTCCGTGCCCAAGGCGCTCGGCGAGGTCGACGTGGTCTTCCCGGTGCTGCACGGCCCGTACGGCGAGGACGGCACCCTGCAGGGCCTGCTGGAGCTGTCCGGGGTGCCGTACGTGGGCGCCGGTGTGCTCGCCTCGGCCGTCGGCCAGGACAAGGAGTACATGAAGCGGATCTTCACCTCCTACGGGCTCGAGGTCGGCCCGTACATGGTGATCCGGCCGCGCGAGTGGGCGCAGGATGAGTCCGCCGCCCGCAAGAAGATCGTCGACTTCGCCGGCGAGCACGGCTGGCCGCTGTTCGTGAAGCCCGCGCGCGCGGGTTCGTCGATCGGCATCACCAAGGTCGACGACCTGTCCGGCCTGGACGAGGCGATCGCCACCGCGCAGGCCCACGACCCGAAGATCCTGGTCGAGGCCGCCGTGCGGGGCCGTGAGATCGAGTGCGGCGTCCTGGAGTTCGAGGACGGCCCGCGCGCCTCCGTGCCGGCCGAGATCCCGCCGCCGGACGCGCACGCGTACTACGACTTCGAGGCCAAGTACATCGACTCCACTCCCGGCATCGTCCCCGCGCCGCTGACGGCGCAGGAGACCGCGCGGGTGCAGGAGCTGGCGGTGCAGGCCTTCGAGGCGGTCTCCTGCGAGGGCCTGGTCCGCGCGGACTTCTTCCTCACCGAGGACGGCGAGTTCGTGATCAACGAGGTCAACACCCTGCCGGGATTCACGCCGATCTCGATGTACCCGCAGATGTGGCAGGCCAGCGGCATCGGCTACCCCGAGCTGATCGACCGCCTGGTGCAGGCGGCGCTGCGCCGCTCGACCGGCCTTCGCTGA
- a CDS encoding NAD(P)H-dependent glycerol-3-phosphate dehydrogenase, which produces MSKAVKAAVLSAGSWGTAFAIVLADAGCEVTLWARRAEVAEAINTTRTNPDYLPGVELPENVRATTDPAEAAAGADFTVLSVPSQTLRENLAEWTPLLAPDTVLVSLMKGVELGSAMRMSEVIEDVAKVGADRIAVVTGPNLAREIAARMPAAAVVACTDEAVARRLQAACHTPYFRPYTETDVVGCELGGAVKNVIGLAVGIADGMGLGDNAKGSLITRGLAETARLGVALGADPLTFSGLAGLGDLVATCSSPLSRNHTFGTNLGKGMTLQETIAVTKQTAEGVKSCESVLDLARRHGVDMPITETVVAIVHEGKSPVAAVKELMSRSAKRERR; this is translated from the coding sequence GTGAGCAAGGCGGTCAAGGCGGCGGTCCTCAGCGCCGGTTCGTGGGGCACGGCCTTCGCCATCGTGCTCGCCGACGCCGGGTGCGAGGTCACCCTGTGGGCCCGGCGTGCCGAGGTCGCGGAGGCGATCAACACCACCCGCACCAACCCCGACTACCTGCCGGGCGTCGAACTCCCCGAGAACGTCCGGGCGACCACCGACCCCGCCGAGGCCGCGGCCGGCGCCGACTTCACGGTCCTGTCGGTCCCCTCCCAGACCCTGCGCGAGAACCTCGCCGAGTGGACCCCGCTGCTCGCCCCGGACACCGTGCTCGTCTCCCTGATGAAGGGCGTCGAACTCGGCTCCGCCATGCGGATGAGCGAGGTCATCGAGGACGTCGCCAAGGTCGGGGCCGATCGCATCGCCGTGGTCACCGGGCCCAACCTGGCCCGCGAGATCGCCGCCCGCATGCCCGCCGCAGCGGTCGTCGCCTGCACCGACGAGGCCGTCGCCCGGCGCCTGCAGGCCGCCTGCCACACGCCGTACTTCCGGCCGTACACGGAAACCGACGTGGTGGGCTGCGAGCTGGGCGGTGCCGTGAAGAACGTCATCGGGCTCGCCGTCGGCATCGCGGACGGCATGGGGCTCGGCGACAACGCCAAGGGTTCGCTGATCACCCGCGGACTCGCCGAGACCGCGCGGCTCGGTGTCGCGCTCGGCGCCGACCCGCTGACCTTCTCCGGACTCGCCGGCCTCGGCGACCTGGTCGCCACCTGCTCCTCGCCCCTGTCGCGCAACCACACCTTCGGCACCAACCTCGGCAAGGGCATGACCCTGCAGGAGACCATCGCGGTCACCAAGCAGACCGCCGAAGGCGTCAAGTCCTGCGAATCCGTGCTGGATCTGGCCCGCCGGCACGGCGTCGACATGCCGATCACCGAGACGGTCGTCGCGATCGTGCACGAGGGCAAGTCGCCCGTGGCCGCCGTCAAGGAGCTGATGTCGCGCAGCGCGAAGCGCGAACGACGCTGA
- a CDS encoding lysophospholipid acyltransferase family protein: MPRRRIGFWYRFAAVLCKPPLVVLIKRDWRGMENIPAEGGFITVVNHNSHVDPFAYAHYQYNTGRVPRFLAKSGLFKKGFVGAAMRGTGQIPVYRESTDALSAFRAAIDAVERGECVAFYPEGTLTRDPNGWPMTGKTGAARVALQTKCPVVPVAQWGANELLPPYAKKPNLFPRKTHHVLAGPPVDLSRFYDKEMTPDLLKEATEVIMAAITSRLEEIRGEKAPKTPYDPRRERIEQRRRTQAQTQPQTQAQSQTQGKAPEGQGK; the protein is encoded by the coding sequence GTGCCCCGCCGCAGAATCGGCTTCTGGTATCGCTTCGCCGCGGTGCTCTGCAAACCGCCGCTGGTGGTTCTGATCAAGCGGGACTGGCGCGGAATGGAAAACATTCCGGCCGAGGGCGGATTTATCACCGTGGTGAACCACAATTCCCACGTGGACCCCTTCGCGTACGCGCACTATCAGTACAACACCGGACGGGTTCCGCGATTCCTGGCGAAGAGCGGACTTTTCAAGAAGGGATTCGTCGGCGCCGCCATGCGCGGTACCGGACAGATCCCGGTCTACCGCGAGTCCACCGACGCGCTCAGCGCCTTCCGGGCCGCCATCGACGCCGTCGAGCGCGGCGAGTGCGTGGCCTTCTACCCCGAGGGCACCCTCACCCGGGACCCGAACGGCTGGCCCATGACGGGCAAGACGGGCGCCGCGCGTGTGGCCCTGCAGACCAAGTGCCCGGTCGTCCCGGTCGCCCAGTGGGGCGCCAACGAACTGCTGCCGCCGTACGCCAAGAAGCCGAACCTCTTCCCGCGCAAGACCCATCACGTGCTCGCGGGCCCGCCCGTGGACCTCTCGCGCTTCTACGACAAGGAGATGACCCCGGACCTGCTCAAGGAGGCCACCGAGGTCATCATGGCGGCCATCACGAGCCGGCTCGAGGAGATCCGCGGCGAGAAGGCGCCGAAGACGCCCTACGACCCACGCCGCGAGCGGATCGAACAGCGCCGCCGCACCCAGGCGCAGACGCAGCCGCAGACCCAGGCGCAGTCGCAGACGCAGGGCAAGGCACCGGAAGGGCAGGGCAAGTGA
- the cofC gene encoding 2-phospho-L-lactate guanylyltransferase, with product MQWTLVIPLKPLKRAKSRLSDTAADGVRPGLALAFAQDTVAAALACTAVAGVAVVTDDQLAGRELAALGARIVPDTPAGGLNAALAHGAAVVRTMCPGAAVAALNADLPALRPRELARVLDAAAEFPRSFLPDAAAIGTTLLAAGPEQELRPAFGLDSRNRHRATGARELTPAGVDSVRQDVDTGDDLRAALALGVGPHTAAVSAGLLIPGT from the coding sequence GTGCAGTGGACCTTGGTCATCCCGCTGAAGCCGCTGAAGCGGGCCAAGAGCAGGCTGTCGGACACGGCCGCGGACGGGGTGCGCCCGGGGCTGGCCCTGGCGTTCGCGCAGGACACGGTGGCCGCGGCGCTGGCGTGCACGGCAGTGGCGGGTGTGGCAGTCGTCACGGACGACCAACTGGCCGGGCGCGAGCTGGCGGCACTCGGCGCGCGGATCGTCCCGGACACCCCCGCAGGGGGCCTGAACGCCGCTCTGGCGCATGGCGCGGCCGTCGTACGCACCATGTGCCCCGGTGCGGCCGTGGCGGCCCTGAACGCCGATCTGCCGGCGCTGCGCCCGCGGGAACTGGCGCGGGTACTGGACGCTGCCGCTGAATTCCCCCGTTCTTTCCTCCCGGACGCCGCGGCGATCGGCACGACGCTGCTGGCCGCGGGACCCGAACAGGAATTGCGCCCGGCGTTCGGCCTCGATTCCCGCAACCGCCACCGGGCCACGGGCGCGAGGGAACTCACGCCGGCCGGGGTGGATTCGGTACGACAGGACGTGGACACCGGGGACGATCTGCGCGCGGCGCTGGCCCTCGGGGTCGGACCGCATACGGCCGCGGTGTCGGCGGGATTGCTGATCCCTGGCACCTGA
- a CDS encoding HU family DNA-binding protein: MNKAQLVEAIADKMGGRQQAADAVDHVLDAIVRAVVAGERVSVTGFGSFEKVDRPARYARNPQTGERVRVKKTSVPRFRAGQGFKDLVSGSKKLPRGGEVAVKKAPKGSLTGGAAATVKKAAAKKTTKAAAKKVTAKKAAPAKKTTAAAKKAAVKKTTAKKTTAAAKTTAAKKATAKKATAKKAPAKKVTAKKAPAKKSTARKTTAKKATARKAS; encoded by the coding sequence GTGAACAAGGCGCAGCTCGTAGAAGCGATTGCCGACAAGATGGGTGGCCGCCAGCAGGCTGCCGATGCTGTCGATCATGTCCTGGACGCCATCGTCCGCGCGGTCGTCGCGGGCGAGCGGGTCTCGGTCACCGGCTTCGGGTCCTTCGAGAAGGTGGACCGCCCCGCCCGCTACGCCCGCAACCCCCAGACGGGCGAGCGGGTTCGGGTCAAGAAGACCTCTGTGCCGCGCTTCCGCGCCGGCCAGGGTTTCAAGGACCTGGTGAGCGGCTCGAAGAAGCTCCCGCGCGGCGGCGAGGTAGCCGTGAAGAAGGCACCCAAGGGCAGCCTCACCGGCGGCGCCGCCGCGACGGTCAAGAAGGCCGCGGCGAAGAAGACCACCAAGGCGGCCGCGAAGAAGGTCACGGCCAAGAAGGCGGCTCCGGCGAAGAAGACGACGGCCGCCGCGAAGAAGGCCGCGGTGAAGAAGACCACCGCGAAGAAGACCACGGCCGCCGCCAAGACCACCGCGGCCAAGAAGGCCACCGCCAAGAAGGCGACGGCCAAGAAGGCCCCGGCCAAGAAGGTCACCGCGAAGAAGGCGCCGGCCAAGAAGTCGACCGCCCGCAAGACCACGGCGAAGAAGGCCACTGCCCGCAAGGCGTCGTAA
- the leuD gene encoding 3-isopropylmalate dehydratase small subunit codes for MEAFTTHTGRAVPLRRSNVDTDQIIPAHWLKKVTRDGFEDGLFEAWRKDGEFVLNRPERQGATVLVAGPDFGTGSSREHAVWALQNYGFKAVISSRFADIFRGNSLKNGLLTVVLEQKIVDALWELTESDPKAEITVDLEKREVRAEGVTASFELDENSRWRLLNGLDDISITLQNDADIAAYEAKRPSYKPRTLQV; via the coding sequence ATGGAAGCATTCACCACGCACACCGGCCGGGCCGTCCCGCTGCGCCGCAGCAACGTCGACACCGACCAGATCATCCCTGCTCACTGGCTCAAGAAGGTGACCCGGGACGGTTTCGAGGACGGGCTGTTCGAGGCCTGGCGCAAGGACGGCGAGTTCGTCCTCAACCGTCCCGAGCGGCAGGGCGCGACCGTCCTGGTCGCCGGCCCCGACTTCGGCACCGGCTCCTCCCGCGAGCACGCGGTGTGGGCGCTGCAGAACTACGGCTTCAAGGCCGTGATCTCCTCCCGCTTCGCGGACATCTTCCGGGGCAACTCGCTGAAGAACGGCCTGCTCACGGTGGTCCTGGAGCAGAAGATCGTGGACGCGCTGTGGGAGCTGACCGAGTCGGACCCGAAGGCCGAGATCACCGTCGACCTGGAGAAGCGCGAGGTGCGCGCCGAAGGCGTCACCGCCTCCTTCGAGCTGGACGAGAACTCCCGCTGGCGGCTGCTGAACGGCCTGGACGACATCTCCATCACACTCCAGAACGACGCCGACATCGCCGCCTACGAGGCCAAGCGGCCGTCCTACAAGCCGCGCACGCTCCAGGTCTGA